A part of Desulfobacter sp. genomic DNA contains:
- the lpxA gene encoding acyl-ACP--UDP-N-acetylglucosamine O-acyltransferase, giving the protein MIHPTAIIDSSAQIDENVTIGPYTIVKEDVCIGANTTIGPHATIENHVTIGPDCQISQYASIGGDPQDLKFHGEKTYLKIGRGSIIREFCTINRGTGFGGGVTEVGEENYLMAYTHIAHDCKTGKGVILANNSTLAGHIEIGDYATVGGLVAIHQFVKVGDYAYIGGKSAVVKDIPPYVICAGDRATLHGLNNVGLKRHNFQKNTIRQLKKAYRIFFRIGLTVTQAVERAKAEVEQTPEVMAFMRFIQDSNRGVTR; this is encoded by the coding sequence ATGATCCATCCAACCGCGATTATTGATTCATCGGCCCAAATCGATGAAAACGTCACCATTGGGCCCTACACCATCGTCAAAGAAGATGTCTGTATCGGCGCCAACACCACCATCGGCCCCCATGCCACCATTGAAAACCATGTCACCATCGGCCCGGACTGCCAGATCTCCCAATACGCCTCCATCGGTGGTGACCCCCAGGATCTTAAATTCCACGGTGAAAAAACCTATCTGAAAATTGGCCGGGGAAGCATTATCAGAGAGTTTTGCACCATCAACAGGGGGACCGGATTCGGCGGCGGGGTCACAGAGGTCGGCGAAGAAAACTATCTTATGGCCTATACCCATATCGCCCATGACTGCAAGACAGGGAAGGGCGTCATTCTGGCCAACAATTCCACCCTGGCCGGGCACATTGAAATCGGCGACTATGCCACCGTGGGAGGACTGGTGGCCATCCATCAGTTTGTAAAGGTCGGCGACTATGCCTACATCGGTGGGAAATCCGCCGTGGTAAAGGATATTCCCCCCTATGTGATCTGTGCCGGCGACCGGGCCACACTCCACGGCCTCAATAACGTGGGACTCAAACGTCATAATTTCCAAAAGAATACCATCAGGCAGCTCAAAAAGGCCTACCGGATCTTTTTCAGGATCGGCCTCACCGTGACCCAGGCCGTTGAACGGGCCAAGGCCGAAGTGGAACAGACACCGGAGGTTATGGCATTCATGCGGTTCATCCAGGATTCCAACCGCGGGGTTACCCGATAG
- the lpxI gene encoding UDP-2,3-diacylglucosamine diphosphatase LpxI (LpxI, functionally equivalent to LpxH, replaces it in LPS biosynthesis in a minority of bacteria.), protein MDGSSPEISLGPIGLIAGGGQFPRLFSAKARQRGYTVIATGFHSETDPGLEGRVDEFKWLYLGQINKLVKYFKRNGVSRAVMLGSVSKANIFKDIRPDFKALAFIAKTARTHDDSILSSFADLMAKEGIELLPSTFLLPELISPRGCWTKKQPDKAQQKDIHQGWHLAKAVGNLDIGQCLVISNGTVLAVEAIDGTDATILRGGKLARGNGAVVVKLSKPQQDLRFDLPSSGCTTIETMNRAGADVLALEAGKSLSFDREEMIALADKYKISIVSLTEEDIP, encoded by the coding sequence ATGGACGGCAGCAGTCCTGAAATATCTTTGGGCCCCATCGGCCTGATCGCAGGAGGGGGGCAGTTCCCCCGCCTTTTCTCAGCCAAGGCCCGTCAAAGAGGCTATACGGTCATCGCAACCGGTTTTCATTCGGAAACCGATCCCGGGCTTGAAGGCCGGGTGGATGAGTTCAAATGGCTATATCTCGGCCAGATCAATAAATTGGTCAAATATTTTAAACGAAATGGTGTCAGCCGGGCGGTGATGCTGGGCTCTGTGAGCAAAGCAAATATATTCAAAGATATCCGCCCGGATTTCAAGGCCCTTGCCTTTATTGCAAAAACCGCCCGCACCCATGACGACAGTATCCTTTCTTCCTTTGCCGATCTCATGGCAAAGGAGGGCATTGAGTTGCTGCCTTCCACTTTTTTGCTGCCAGAGCTGATCAGCCCCAGGGGGTGTTGGACAAAAAAGCAGCCGGACAAGGCCCAGCAAAAGGATATCCATCAGGGCTGGCATCTGGCCAAGGCAGTGGGAAACCTGGACATCGGCCAGTGCCTGGTGATTTCCAACGGCACTGTTCTGGCCGTTGAGGCCATTGACGGCACTGATGCCACCATTCTCAGGGGCGGTAAACTTGCCCGGGGCAACGGTGCTGTGGTGGTGAAACTTTCAAAACCACAGCAGGATCTTAGGTTTGATTTGCCTTCGTCGGGGTGCACCACCATTGAAACCATGAATCGTGCCGGTGCCGATGTCCTGGCCCTTGAGGCCGGGAAATCCCTATCCTTTGACAGGGAGGAAATGATTGCCCTGGCAGATAAGTATAAGATTTCGATCGTATCCTTAACAGAAGAAGATATCCCATGA
- the lpxD gene encoding UDP-3-O-(3-hydroxymyristoyl)glucosamine N-acyltransferase, with protein sequence MLTIRRIADMVEARIEGDPGYEITGVSSFDDAGPSDLAFAVDQGYLSKLDKTRAGAVMVPETFAPDTVFQGTLLFSSNPKLAFFKVVDHLYPGAPLAEGVHPSAVIGKNSVIGTGSCIGANAVIGDNVVIGDHAHLMAGAFIGDHCRIGEGCIIKPNAVVMDKSLLGKGVIIHPNAVIGSDGYGFAQDGDRHTKLAHTGYVEIGDNAEIGACTTIDRGTLGVTRIGAGVKTDNQVHIAHNVKIGDNTLVVAQVGIAGSTQVGDNVIIAGKAGVSGHLKIGDGAIVGPYAGVSKDVPPNEIVSGIPHMPHKTWLKVANIISRLPGMRTKLLSLEKRLKALESKTTE encoded by the coding sequence ATGCTGACTATTCGCAGGATAGCCGATATGGTCGAGGCCCGCATTGAGGGAGACCCCGGGTATGAAATTACCGGGGTCTCCTCGTTTGATGATGCCGGCCCGTCAGATCTGGCCTTTGCAGTGGACCAGGGGTATTTGTCAAAGCTGGATAAAACCAGGGCAGGCGCCGTGATGGTTCCTGAAACATTTGCCCCAGATACGGTGTTTCAAGGCACGCTTCTTTTCAGTTCCAATCCAAAACTTGCCTTTTTTAAGGTAGTCGATCATCTCTATCCCGGAGCTCCCCTTGCAGAAGGCGTTCACCCCAGTGCTGTGATCGGAAAAAATTCAGTGATTGGCACCGGCTCATGCATCGGCGCCAATGCCGTCATCGGCGACAATGTAGTTATCGGCGACCACGCCCATCTTATGGCGGGTGCCTTTATTGGAGACCATTGCCGAATCGGGGAGGGCTGTATCATCAAGCCCAACGCCGTTGTCATGGATAAAAGCCTGCTGGGAAAAGGCGTGATCATCCATCCCAATGCCGTCATTGGTTCAGACGGCTACGGGTTTGCACAGGATGGCGACCGCCACACCAAACTGGCCCACACCGGCTATGTGGAAATCGGTGACAATGCTGAAATTGGCGCCTGTACCACCATTGACAGGGGAACCCTGGGGGTTACCCGTATCGGTGCCGGAGTCAAGACCGACAATCAGGTCCATATTGCCCACAATGTTAAAATCGGCGACAATACCCTGGTGGTCGCCCAGGTGGGAATTGCCGGCAGTACCCAGGTGGGTGATAATGTGATCATCGCCGGGAAAGCCGGTGTTTCAGGCCATCTCAAAATCGGGGACGGGGCCATTGTGGGACCCTATGCCGGTGTTTCAAAGGATGTCCCCCCCAATGAAATTGTTTCGGGTATTCCCCATATGCCCCATAAAACCTGGCTGAAAGTGGCCAATATTATTTCCCGCCTACCAGGAATGAGAACCAAACTGCTTTCCCTTGAAAAAAGACTCAAAGCGCTTGAAAGTAAAACAACGGAGTAA